The genome window CCGGACGCGCAGGATGCGGTCCCCTTCCGCGTCCACCGTCATCACGGTGCGGACCTTCGGCCCGTCGACATGCTCGTACCAGAACAGCAGGAGGTGCGTGTCGCGGTACGGATGCACCGTGCACCGCGGGCTCGTCGCCAGGTAGCCCTCCAGCAGCTCGGGCGGCACGCCGCCGCGCTCGTCGTGGGTGATGGGCGCAATCGTCCCCGCGAAGGAGCCCGTGCGCGGGTCCGCGGGCGCGTCCTTCCCGTACTCCGTGACGACGCCGACAATCTCCACCACTGCGTTGTCGAGCAGCAGGGCGGTGAGCCGCTCCAGGTCCCGCGCGTTGAACGCCTCGCAGAACGCATCAAGCGCCCCCGGCGCCGGAGCGCGGTCCATTGGCTCCTCGGGCGCCGCCAGCCGGCCGCGCCCGCGATGCAGCGCCGCCTTCACCGCGCCCACCGTCGTGGAGAGCGCATCGGCAATCTCCTCGAGCGACAGCCCGAAGACGTCCTTGAGCACCACCGCGGCGCGCTCCTGCGGCGACAGCCGGACGAGCAGCGTGCCGGCGGCCTCACGGGGCTCCCGGGGGTCGGCCTGCGTCGCCGGTTCGGCGGGAGGCTCGACTTCGAGCACCGCCTCGTGACGCGCTCGCCGCGAGCGGTCAATCCAGAGGTTGGACGCAATCCGGAACAGCCAGCCGCGCGGGTTGGGGACCTCGTGGAACAGCGTCCCCAGCGTCACGAACGCGCGCGCCAGGGTGTCCTGCGCCAGGTCCTCCGCGGCCCACGGGCTGCGCGTCAGGTACCGGCAGTAGCGGTACAGCTCCGGCCGCATCGGCTCGAAGACATCGAGGAACCGATGCCAGGAGGTCTTCACGTCTTCGCCGAGGCCCGACAGCTGTTCCTTGCGCGGCTTGCTCATGTGCGCGCCGGCTCATAGCACAGCACCGTGAGGTCCCTCCCGAGCTGCGTGGTGCGGACGAGCCTCAGCTTGTGGGTGCCGGGGATGTCCTTGAACCAGGGCGTCCCGCCGCCCAGGAGCACCGGGTGGACGATGAGCCGGTACTCATCCACCAGCCCCAATTGCGTCAGGGTGCCGACCAGGCCGGCGCCCGCCCATGCGACGAGCGGCTTTCCAGGCTCACGCTTGAGCTCGGTGATTGTCTCCAGGACGCGGTCCCTGACGATGCGGGTGTTGCGCCAGGTGGCGTGCTCCAGCGTCCTGGAGAGGACGACCTTGGGCAGCGCGTTCATCCTGCGGGCGAAGGCGAGCTCTTGCGCCGACCGGGGGTTCGTCTCGGCTCCCGGCCAGTACTGCACCATCAGTTCGTAGGAGCGC of Pyxidicoccus xibeiensis contains these proteins:
- a CDS encoding RNA polymerase sigma factor; the protein is MSKPRKEQLSGLGEDVKTSWHRFLDVFEPMRPELYRYCRYLTRSPWAAEDLAQDTLARAFVTLGTLFHEVPNPRGWLFRIASNLWIDRSRRARHEAVLEVEPPAEPATQADPREPREAAGTLLVRLSPQERAAVVLKDVFGLSLEEIADALSTTVGAVKAALHRGRGRLAAPEEPMDRAPAPGALDAFCEAFNARDLERLTALLLDNAVVEIVGVVTEYGKDAPADPRTGSFAGTIAPITHDERGGVPPELLEGYLATSPRCTVHPYRDTHLLLFWYEHVDGPKVRTVMTVDAEGDRILRVRNYFFTPDVIREVCEELQVPYRVNGYRYWPVQH
- a CDS encoding dihydrofolate reductase family protein, whose amino-acid sequence is MTPQIPQPPSRRLFVSMIVSLDGYIEGPNKELDWFHDGDPQFEQYCEEMIDSVGVALYGRRSYELMVQYWPGAETNPRSAQELAFARRMNALPKVVLSRTLEHATWRNTRIVRDRVLETITELKREPGKPLVAWAGAGLVGTLTQLGLVDEYRLIVHPVLLGGGTPWFKDIPGTHKLRLVRTTQLGRDLTVLCYEPART